Part of the Cellulomonas taurus genome, AGGCCACGGTGTGGCTCAGGGTCCCCTTGGGGCCCTTGACCGTCACCACGGCGCCGTCGATGTTGACGTCCACACCGGTCGGGACCGGGACGGGGAGTCTGCCGATTCGAGACATTGCTTGACTTCCTTTCCGTCTCGGGCTTACCAGACGTAGGCGAGGACTTCCCCACCCACGCCCTTCTGGGCTGCCTGCTTGTCGGTGAGCAGACCGGAGGACGTGGACAGGATCGCCACGCCCAGGCCGCCGAGCACCTTGGGCAGGTCGGTGGACTTCTTGTAGACCCGGAGACCGGGCTTCGACACGCGCTTGATACCGACGAGCGCACGCTCGCGGTTCGGGCCGTACTTGAGGGAGATCACGAGGTTCTTGCCCACGCGGGCGTCCTCGACGGTCCAGCCGGAGATGTAACCCTCCGCCTGGAGGATCTCCGCGATGTGGGACTTCAGCTTCGAGAACGGAATCGTGACCTCGTCGTGGTGCGCCGAGTTCGCGTTCCGCAGACGGGTCAGGAAGTCTGCGATCGGGTCGGTCATCGTCATGGGGGCGTCTGCCCTTCCTCGCCGTGGTATCCACGGCGGTGCTGCCGGCTCAGTTCACCGAGCGACAGCACCGCCGCGGACCTGCGACGTCGTTGGTTACCAGCTGCTCTTGGTCACACCGGGGAGCTGGCCGGCGTGGGCCATCTCCCGCAGGCAGATCCGGCACAGCCCGAACTTGCGGTACACGGAGTGCGGACGACCGCACCGCTGGCACCGGGTGTAGGACCGCACGGCGAACTTCTGCTTGCCCGCGGCCTTGTTGATCAGGGCGGTCTTCGCCATGTCAGTCCTCCTTGAAGGGGAAGCCCAGGTGCTTCAGCAGCGCCCGGCCCTCCGCGTCGGTGGTCGCGGTGGTGACGACCGTGATGTCCATACCGCGGACACGGTCGATCTTGTCCTGGTCGATCTCGTGGAACATCGACTGCTCCGTGAGACCGAAGGTGTAGTTGCCGTGGCCATCGAACTGCTTGGCCGACAGTCCGCGGAAGTCGCGGATGCGGGGCAGAGCGGTGGACAGCAGGCGGTCCAGGAACTCCCACGCCCGGTCGCCGCGCAGCGTGACGTGCGCGCCGATCGGCATGCCCTCACGCAGCTTGAACTGCGCGATGGACTTGCGAGCCTTGGTCACCTGCGGCTTCTGACCGGTGATCTGCTGGAGGTCGCGGATCGCGCCCTCGATCAGCTTCGAGTCCTTCGCCGCGTCGCCCACGCCCATGTTCACGACAACCTTCACCAGGCGCGCGACCTGGTTGATGTTCTCGTGGTTGAACTCGGAGCGGAGCGTCGAGCGGATCTCCTCGTTGTACCGGGTCTTCAGACGCGGCATCGGGTAGGTGGTCTCGGCGGTCATCAGATGTCCTTACCGGAGCGCTTGGCGACGCGGACCCGCACAGTGCGGGTCCGGCCGTCACGCTCGACCTGCTCGGTGCGGTAGCCGACCCGGGTACCGCGCTTGGTCTCGGGGTCGACCAGCATCACGTTGCTGATGTGGATGGGCGCTTCGACCGTCTCGATGCCACCGGTGCGGGAGCCGCGCTGCGACTGCCCGACCTTGACGTGCTTGGTGACGCGGTGGATGCCCTCGACGAGCACGCGGTCCCGGTCCGTCAGCACCTCGAGCACACGGCCCTGCTTGCCCCGGTCCTTGCGCGAACCCGAGATGACGACCACGAGATCGCCCTTCTTGATCTTCGCCATGATCAGATCACCTCCGGAGCCAGCGAGATGATCTTCATGAACCGCTTGTCACGCAGCTCGCGGCCCACGGGGCCGAAGATGCGGGTGCCTCGCGGCTCGCCGTCGTTCTTGAGGATCACCGCAGCGTTCTCGTCGAACTTGATGTACGAGCCGTCCTGGCGCCGGCGCTCCTTGCGGGTGCGCACGACGACCGCCTTGACGACGTCGCCCTTCTTCACGTTGCCGCCCGGGATCGCATCCTTGACGGTGGCGACGATCACGTCACCGATACCGGCGTAGCGACGGCCGGACCCACCGAGAACACGGATGCAGAGAATCTCCTTGGCACCCGTGTTGTCGGCGACCCGAAGTCGCGACTCCTGCTGAATCATTGACTAACTCCTGTCGTCTGCCGGTTCTCGCACCACGGTGCGAGCCTGGCCGAACGGATAAGGGGGGAGAAAAGGGAAGGCTTACTTCGCCTTCTCGAGGATCTCCACCAGACGCCACCGCTTGGTGGCGGACAGCGGGCGGGTCTCCATGATCACGACCAGGTCACCGATGCCGGCCTGCGAGGCCTCGTCGTGGACCTTGACCTTGCTGGTCCGCCGGATGACCTTGCCGTAGAGCGGGTGCTTGACCCGGTCCTCGACCTCGACCACGACGGTCTTGTCCATCTTGTCGCTGACCACGTAGCCGCGCCGCGTCTTGCGGTACGGACGCGCCTCGGGCGCGAGCTCAGTGGTGGTCGCGGCAGCGTTGTTCTTCTCGCTCATCGAGTCCTCACTCGCTCGCGCTCGGCGCGGTCCGGATGCCGAGCTCGCGCTCGCGCAGGATCGTGTAGATCCGGGCGATGTCGCGACGCACGGCCTTGAGACGCCCGTGGCTCTCGAGCTGACCGGTGGCCGACTGGAAGCGCAGGTTGAACAGCTCCTCCTTGGCCTTCTTCAGCTCGGCCACGAGGCGCTCGTCGTCAAAGGCGTCCAGCTCGCTGGGAGCCAGGTCCTTGGTGCCGATAGCCATCAGTTACCACCCTCGCGAACCACGAAACGGGTCTTCATCGGGAGCTTGTGCTGGGCGCGACGCATGGCCTCGCGCGCCAGCGGCTCCGGGACACCGGCGAGCTCGAACATCACTCGACCCGGCTTGACGTTGGCAATCCACCACTCCGGCGAACCCTTACCGGAACCCATGCGGGTCTCGGCAGGCTTCTTGGTGAGCGGGCGGTCCGGATAGATGTTGATCCAGACCTTTCCGCCACGCTTGATGTGGCGGGTCATTGCGATACGAGCAGCCTCGATCTGCCGGTTGGTGACGTAGGCGGGCTCGAGAGCCTGGATGCCGAAGTCGCCGAACGCGATCGTGGTGCCACCCGTGGCAGCGCCGGAGCGCTTCGGGTGGTGCTGCTTGCGGTGCTTCAGCCGACGCGGGATCAGCACGGCTCAGGCCTCCGTTCCGGTCTCAGGAGCGGCGGTCGCTGCAGGAGCCTCGGACTCGGCCGCACGCGGAGCGTCGGAACGCTCGTTGCGACGGCCACCGCCACGGGGACCACGGTCTCCGCCACGGTCGCCACGCTCGCCGCGGCCACGGCCCTGCGAACGCGGTGCCTGCGACGCCTGCTCACGAGCGAACTCGCGCTCAGTCATGTCGCCCTTGTAGACCCAGACCTTCACGCCGATGCGGCCGAAGGTGGTGCGGGCCTCGTAGAAGCCGTAGTCGATGTTCGCGCGCAGGGTGTGCAGCGGCACGCGCCCCTCGCGGTAGAACTCGGTACGGCTCATCTCCGCGCCACCGAGGCGGCCGGAGACCTGCACCCGGATGCCCTTGGCACCGGCACGCTGCGCGGACTGAATGCCCTTGCGCATCGCACGGCGGAAGGACACACGGGAGGCGAGCTGCTCGGCGATGCCCTGGGCAACCAGCTGAGCCTCGATCTCGGCGTTCTTCACCTCGAGGATGTTCAGCTGCACCTGCTTGCCGGTGAGCTTCTCCAGCTCGCCACGGATGCGGTCCGCCTCGGCGCCACGGCGACCGATGACGATGCCCGGACGCGCGGTGTGGATGTCGACGCGAACCCGGTCACGGGTGCGCTCGATCTCCACCTTGGCGATGCCCGCGCGCTCCAGACCGGTGCTCATGAGCTTCCGGATCTGGACGTCCTCACGGACGTAGTCGCGGTACCGCTGACCCGGCTTGGTCGAGTCGGCGAACCACCGAGAGCGGTGGTCGGTCGTGATGCCCAGGCGGTACCCGAGCGGGTTGACCTTCTGTCCCACTGTCAGGCCCTTCCCTTCGTCTCACGCTCAGCGACGACCACGGTGATGTGGCTCGTCCGCTTGAGGATCTGGCTCGCGCGGCCCTGCGCCCGGGGGCGGAACCGCTTGAGGGTCGGACCCTCGTCGACGAACGCCTCTGCGACGTACAAGGTGCCCTCGTCGAATCGCTCCCCGTCCCGCTTTGCGAGCTCACGGGCGTTAGCGATTGCGGACTCGACGACCTTGAGGACCGTCTCACCCGCGGCCTGCGGTGCGAACTTCAGCACCTGCACGGCCTCGCCGGCCTGCTTGCCACGGATGAGGTCCACGACGCGCCGGGCCTTCTGGGGCGTGACGCGGACGAACCGCGCCTTCGCCTTGGCTTCCATTGCTGTCCTGCCTTCTTGTCTCAGCCGTCAGGGCTGTCGCTTCACTGACCCGGGGGTCAGCGGCGACGGCCCTTCCGGTCGTCCTTCTCGTGGCCGCGGAACGTCCGCGTGGGGGCGAACTCGCCGAGCTTGTGCCCGACCATCGCCTCCGTCACGAACACCGGCGTGTGCTTACGACCGTCGTGCACCGCGAACGTGTGGCCCAGGAAGTCCGGCGTGATGACCGAACGGCGGGACCAGGTCTTGATGACGTTCTTGGAGCCGGCCGCATTCTGCGCGTCGACCTTCTTCTGCAGGTGCCCGTCGACGAAGGGCCCCTTCTTCAAGCTGCGAGGCATGTCTCCCGGCTCCTATCAGCGCTTCTTGCCGGTGCGGCGGCGACGGACGATGAGCTTGTCGCTCGGCTTGTTCGGCCGGCGGGTACGGCCCTCGGGCTGACCCCACGGGCTGACCGGGTGGCGACCACCGGAGGTCTTGCCCTCACCACCACCGTGCGGGTGGTCGATCGGGTTCATCGCCACACCACGGACGGTCGGGCGCTTGCCCTTCCACCGCATGCGGCCGGCCTTGCCCCAGTTGATGTTCGACTGCTCGGCGTTGCCCACCTCGCCGACCGTGGCGCGGCAGCGCAGGTCGACGTTGCGGATCTCGCCGGAGGGCATGCGCAGCTGCGCGTAGGGCCCGTCCTTCGCCACCAGCTGCACGGACACACCGGCCGAGCGGGCGATCTTCGCACCGCCACCGGGCCGCAGCTCGATGGCGTGGATGACCGTACCGGTCGGGATGTTGCGCAGCGGCAGGTTGTTGCCGGGCTTGATGTCGGCGCCGGGACCGGCCTCGACGATGTCACCCTGAGACAGCTTGTTCGGGGCGATGATGTAGCGCTTCTCGCCGTCCGCGTAGTGCAGAAGGGCGATGCGAGCGGTGCGGTTGGGGTCGTACTCGATGTGAGCGACCTTGGCCGGCACGCCGTCCTTGTCATGGCGACGGAAGTCGATGACGCGGTAAGCGCGCTTGTGGCCACCGCCGTGGTGCCGCACGGTGACCCGGCCGG contains:
- the rpsH gene encoding 30S ribosomal protein S8, with amino-acid sequence MTMTDPIADFLTRLRNANSAHHDEVTIPFSKLKSHIAEILQAEGYISGWTVEDARVGKNLVISLKYGPNRERALVGIKRVSKPGLRVYKKSTDLPKVLGGLGVAILSTSSGLLTDKQAAQKGVGGEVLAYVW
- a CDS encoding type Z 30S ribosomal protein S14, which gives rise to MAKTALINKAAGKQKFAVRSYTRCQRCGRPHSVYRKFGLCRICLREMAHAGQLPGVTKSSW
- the rplE gene encoding 50S ribosomal protein L5, whose product is MTAETTYPMPRLKTRYNEEIRSTLRSEFNHENINQVARLVKVVVNMGVGDAAKDSKLIEGAIRDLQQITGQKPQVTKARKSIAQFKLREGMPIGAHVTLRGDRAWEFLDRLLSTALPRIRDFRGLSAKQFDGHGNYTFGLTEQSMFHEIDQDKIDRVRGMDITVVTTATTDAEGRALLKHLGFPFKED
- the rplX gene encoding 50S ribosomal protein L24 produces the protein MAKIKKGDLVVVISGSRKDRGKQGRVLEVLTDRDRVLVEGIHRVTKHVKVGQSQRGSRTGGIETVEAPIHISNVMLVDPETKRGTRVGYRTEQVERDGRTRTVRVRVAKRSGKDI
- the rplN gene encoding 50S ribosomal protein L14, with the translated sequence MIQQESRLRVADNTGAKEILCIRVLGGSGRRYAGIGDVIVATVKDAIPGGNVKKGDVVKAVVVRTRKERRRQDGSYIKFDENAAVILKNDGEPRGTRIFGPVGRELRDKRFMKIISLAPEVI
- the rpsQ gene encoding 30S ribosomal protein S17, with the protein product MSEKNNAAATTTELAPEARPYRKTRRGYVVSDKMDKTVVVEVEDRVKHPLYGKVIRRTSKVKVHDEASQAGIGDLVVIMETRPLSATKRWRLVEILEKAK
- the rpmC gene encoding 50S ribosomal protein L29 produces the protein MAIGTKDLAPSELDAFDDERLVAELKKAKEELFNLRFQSATGQLESHGRLKAVRRDIARIYTILRERELGIRTAPSASE
- the rplP gene encoding 50S ribosomal protein L16, whose product is MLIPRRLKHRKQHHPKRSGAATGGTTIAFGDFGIQALEPAYVTNRQIEAARIAMTRHIKRGGKVWINIYPDRPLTKKPAETRMGSGKGSPEWWIANVKPGRVMFELAGVPEPLAREAMRRAQHKLPMKTRFVVREGGN
- the rpsC gene encoding 30S ribosomal protein S3 gives rise to the protein MGQKVNPLGYRLGITTDHRSRWFADSTKPGQRYRDYVREDVQIRKLMSTGLERAGIAKVEIERTRDRVRVDIHTARPGIVIGRRGAEADRIRGELEKLTGKQVQLNILEVKNAEIEAQLVAQGIAEQLASRVSFRRAMRKGIQSAQRAGAKGIRVQVSGRLGGAEMSRTEFYREGRVPLHTLRANIDYGFYEARTTFGRIGVKVWVYKGDMTEREFAREQASQAPRSQGRGRGERGDRGGDRGPRGGGRRNERSDAPRAAESEAPAATAAPETGTEA
- the rplV gene encoding 50S ribosomal protein L22, coding for MEAKAKARFVRVTPQKARRVVDLIRGKQAGEAVQVLKFAPQAAGETVLKVVESAIANARELAKRDGERFDEGTLYVAEAFVDEGPTLKRFRPRAQGRASQILKRTSHITVVVAERETKGRA
- the rpsS gene encoding 30S ribosomal protein S19: MPRSLKKGPFVDGHLQKKVDAQNAAGSKNVIKTWSRRSVITPDFLGHTFAVHDGRKHTPVFVTEAMVGHKLGEFAPTRTFRGHEKDDRKGRRR
- the rplB gene encoding 50S ribosomal protein L2 produces the protein MGIRKYKPTTPGRRGSSVADFVEITRSEPEKSLVRPLHKTGGRNSTGRVTVRHHGGGHKRAYRVIDFRRHDKDGVPAKVAHIEYDPNRTARIALLHYADGEKRYIIAPNKLSQGDIVEAGPGADIKPGNNLPLRNIPTGTVIHAIELRPGGGAKIARSAGVSVQLVAKDGPYAQLRMPSGEIRNVDLRCRATVGEVGNAEQSNINWGKAGRMRWKGKRPTVRGVAMNPIDHPHGGGEGKTSGGRHPVSPWGQPEGRTRRPNKPSDKLIVRRRRTGKKR